From Flavipsychrobacter sp., a single genomic window includes:
- a CDS encoding STN and carboxypeptidase regulatory-like domain-containing protein translates to MKHLLESLRFIILTSIFICTATIVCSAQKHLSKKVTVNVSRQPISVLFAEICKQGKFEFSYNSNLINGDSIVTISAINKPVQSILNQVFAGKYHYKERGNHIIIQKDPNGHFWYLSGYIVDAKTGERIRDVSVYEKNQLVASLTDEDGYFQLKLKDKNPTAQIGVSKSWYVDTAIVLQPGYNQEITLSIKPESFLLDSVVVNSVEETWWANFLLSSKQKMQGLNLGKFFVDKPYQASIIPGVSTHGKMSAQTINKVSFNLLGGYTTGVEGVEIGGLFNINKRNVNYAQIAGLFNIVGGQVKGAHVAGLYNFVLDTTIGVQVSGISSMTQKSVIGIQASGLYSHVREKMIGIQASGLVSLAAKGVIGLQASGLGNIAGKEVDGSQISGFFNISTKEINGGQVTGFVNVAKRVDGAQVGFINIADTSSGVSIGFLNIQLKGYHKLAIYYNEAFDFNASIKTGSKRFYNIFTASANPSTKDRAFAFGYGIGMDIPIGKTFSIACEGVGKYLYLGNWDNSNFLMKINTHLNVKVWKYLTLFAGPTYNIYYSNQATQIITTDFTYKYQVPRDGYGVTTIDDESSAWIGINAGIMIF, encoded by the coding sequence ATGAAACACCTTTTAGAATCATTAAGATTCATCATTCTGACTAGCATCTTTATTTGTACTGCAACAATAGTTTGCAGCGCACAAAAACACTTGTCTAAAAAAGTAACGGTAAACGTAAGCAGGCAGCCTATCAGTGTTTTATTTGCAGAAATATGTAAGCAAGGAAAGTTCGAATTTTCCTACAATAGCAACCTGATAAATGGCGATAGCATAGTAACCATATCAGCTATTAATAAACCGGTGCAAAGTATACTTAACCAAGTTTTTGCTGGGAAATATCATTATAAAGAAAGAGGCAATCATATAATAATACAAAAAGACCCTAATGGTCATTTTTGGTACTTAAGTGGCTATATAGTAGATGCTAAAACAGGGGAACGTATACGAGATGTGAGTGTATATGAAAAAAATCAACTAGTGGCATCTCTTACTGACGAGGATGGTTATTTTCAACTAAAACTAAAAGACAAAAACCCAACTGCACAAATAGGCGTAAGCAAATCTTGGTATGTAGACACAGCTATTGTTTTACAACCGGGGTACAACCAGGAAATAACACTAAGCATTAAACCTGAAAGCTTCCTGCTGGACTCCGTAGTAGTAAACAGTGTTGAAGAAACATGGTGGGCCAACTTCCTTTTGTCTTCTAAGCAAAAAATGCAAGGGCTTAATCTTGGAAAATTCTTTGTAGACAAACCCTACCAAGCATCTATAATACCAGGTGTAAGTACTCATGGAAAAATGAGTGCACAAACAATCAATAAGGTATCCTTCAATCTTTTAGGCGGCTATACAACAGGGGTTGAAGGTGTTGAGATCGGGGGACTATTCAACATCAATAAAAGGAATGTCAATTATGCACAAATAGCTGGGCTATTTAATATTGTAGGTGGGCAAGTAAAAGGTGCTCATGTAGCAGGGCTATACAACTTTGTACTTGATACTACTATTGGGGTACAAGTAAGTGGCATAAGCTCTATGACTCAAAAAAGCGTGATTGGTATTCAAGCTAGTGGACTGTATAGCCATGTCCGAGAAAAGATGATTGGTATACAAGCATCGGGGTTAGTAAGTCTTGCGGCTAAAGGAGTTATAGGCCTTCAAGCCAGCGGACTGGGCAATATTGCAGGTAAAGAAGTAGACGGTAGCCAAATAAGTGGATTCTTCAACATTAGCACAAAAGAAATAAATGGAGGGCAAGTAACAGGATTTGTTAATGTAGCTAAAAGAGTAGATGGTGCGCAAGTAGGCTTTATTAATATAGCAGACACCTCATCAGGTGTAAGTATAGGCTTCTTGAATATACAGCTCAAAGGGTATCATAAATTGGCAATTTACTACAATGAGGCTTTCGACTTTAATGCTTCTATTAAAACAGGCAGTAAGCGCTTCTATAACATCTTTACAGCATCTGCCAACCCTAGTACTAAGGATAGGGCTTTTGCATTTGGCTATGGTATAGGTATGGATATACCTATAGGCAAAACATTCTCTATAGCATGTGAAGGCGTTGGTAAATATTTGTATTTAGGAAATTGGGACAATAGCAATTTCTTAATGAAAATAAACACCCATCTAAATGTTAAGGTATGGAAGTACTTAACACTTTTTGCAGGACCAACCTATAACATATATTATTCTAACCAAGCCACTCAAATTATCACAACTGATTTCACATACAAATATCAAGTACCTAGAGACGGCTATGGTGTTACTACTATTGATGATGAGTCTTCTGCCTGGATAGGCATCAATGCAGGAATAATGATTTTCTAA
- a CDS encoding TonB-dependent receptor gives MFQFRFTIILLLAIAFRINLNAQDHKTQPTQNVRGVVKDAESKEPLIGVIVVSLSNSKLNALTDENGYFIIQNVPVGRQSFKFTYMGYETRTVPEVLVTSGKALELNIDLTESLHTLKEVTVKASNGRGKALNEFATISARSFSVEETKRYAGTLADPARMAMNFMGVSNSGDMDNGIVVRGNSPKSVLWRLEGIEIPNPNHFSSQGTTGGAISMLNPSMLGASDFYTGAFPAEMGNALSGVFDINYRNGNKNKREHTFQIGALGTEIASEGPFKKGGRATYLFNYRYSTLALLKGFFDFGGVLPEYQDASFKIHLPTNRLGTFSLFGLAGYNSANKDAKADSSKWDDEDPNFNLRSDNKMAVVGVSNTYFVNKNSYIKTVLSTSYEKSQESVDTLNPAESYKVVHTSDEYYQNNAYRLSVLYNSKLNSKNTIRIGLRADQLEYDLNNRYFDEDDAIWKSFINSKGGTQYYQAYAQWKRRITKELTVVGGVHGSYYALNGKSSLEPRASITYEKRATTYSLAAGMHSKPEHVSVYRFQNMKQKQAGIFPNKNLDLQRAMHIVAGYQTALPLGIRFKTEVYYQYLYNIPVAKDSTSEFSTLNALDIYSLASNEQLVSEGTGRNYGIDFSFERPFANNYYFTLTSSLYNSTYTTYAGTRYNTMFNRGYQLNILGGKEFKMGRNNKNVLGVNAKVLYSGGMRESKIDLAKSIAEKETNYVPGEYYTQQTPAYLRFDATIYYKMNRKRSTHSIQLDVQNITNRQNHYFSYFDSNSGSIKTVYQLGIFPNIAYRIDFQW, from the coding sequence ATGTTTCAATTCCGCTTTACCATTATACTATTATTGGCTATTGCCTTTCGCATAAACCTAAATGCACAAGACCATAAAACACAACCAACTCAAAACGTAAGGGGTGTTGTAAAAGATGCCGAATCAAAAGAGCCCTTAATAGGAGTTATTGTAGTCTCTTTGAGCAATTCAAAACTTAATGCTCTTACTGATGAGAATGGATATTTCATCATACAAAATGTACCTGTGGGAAGGCAGTCATTTAAGTTCACTTATATGGGCTACGAAACCAGAACAGTACCTGAAGTTTTGGTTACATCTGGAAAAGCATTAGAACTAAACATTGACCTAACCGAAAGTCTACACACATTAAAAGAAGTAACCGTAAAAGCTTCAAATGGTAGAGGTAAGGCGTTAAATGAGTTCGCTACTATCAGTGCACGCTCTTTCTCTGTAGAAGAAACCAAGCGCTATGCCGGCACACTTGCAGACCCTGCAAGAATGGCAATGAACTTTATGGGTGTTTCAAATAGTGGTGATATGGACAATGGTATAGTAGTAAGAGGCAACTCTCCTAAAAGTGTGCTGTGGAGGCTAGAGGGGATTGAAATACCTAACCCAAACCATTTTAGTTCTCAAGGAACAACAGGTGGAGCTATAAGCATGCTGAACCCAAGTATGCTGGGAGCATCTGATTTTTATACTGGAGCTTTCCCTGCGGAAATGGGTAATGCACTATCTGGTGTTTTTGACATCAATTATCGTAACGGAAATAAAAATAAAAGAGAACATACTTTCCAAATAGGTGCATTAGGAACTGAGATAGCTAGTGAAGGGCCTTTTAAAAAGGGGGGAAGAGCCACTTACCTATTCAATTACCGATACTCTACTCTTGCATTACTAAAAGGGTTCTTTGATTTTGGCGGTGTACTTCCTGAATATCAAGACGCATCTTTTAAAATACATTTACCCACTAACCGTTTAGGCACTTTCTCCTTATTTGGATTAGCAGGATATAACTCTGCTAACAAAGATGCAAAGGCAGATAGTAGTAAATGGGATGATGAAGATCCTAATTTCAACCTTCGTTCTGATAATAAAATGGCTGTGGTTGGGGTCAGCAACACATACTTTGTCAATAAAAACTCTTATATAAAAACAGTATTGTCTACCTCTTACGAAAAATCTCAAGAAAGTGTAGACACTCTAAATCCCGCAGAAAGCTATAAAGTAGTACACACTAGCGATGAATATTATCAAAACAATGCTTACAGACTATCGGTATTATACAATAGTAAACTGAACAGTAAAAACACCATCCGTATTGGGCTAAGAGCAGATCAATTGGAGTATGACCTAAACAATAGATATTTTGATGAGGACGATGCTATTTGGAAATCATTTATTAATAGCAAGGGCGGCACTCAATACTACCAAGCTTACGCGCAATGGAAAAGAAGAATAACAAAAGAGTTAACGGTTGTTGGAGGCGTACATGGCTCTTATTACGCACTGAATGGCAAAAGTAGCCTAGAGCCAAGAGCATCTATAACCTACGAAAAAAGAGCTACGACATACTCTCTTGCCGCAGGGATGCACAGCAAGCCTGAACATGTTTCTGTATACCGCTTTCAAAACATGAAGCAAAAGCAAGCAGGCATATTTCCAAATAAAAACCTGGACCTACAAAGGGCAATGCATATAGTTGCAGGTTATCAAACAGCTCTACCGTTAGGGATACGTTTTAAAACCGAGGTCTACTACCAGTACCTATATAATATACCTGTGGCCAAGGATAGCACAAGCGAATTCTCAACGCTAAATGCTTTAGACATCTACTCCCTTGCAAGCAATGAACAATTAGTAAGCGAAGGAACAGGCAGAAACTATGGTATAGACTTTAGCTTTGAAAGACCATTTGCCAACAACTACTACTTTACCCTTACCAGTTCTTTATACAACTCTACTTATACAACATATGCTGGCACCAGATACAATACAATGTTTAACAGAGGTTACCAACTTAATATATTAGGTGGTAAGGAATTTAAAATGGGAAGAAACAACAAAAATGTATTGGGAGTAAATGCTAAAGTATTGTACAGTGGTGGCATGAGAGAGTCTAAAATTGACCTGGCTAAATCTATTGCTGAGAAAGAAACAAACTATGTACCGGGTGAATATTACACACAACAAACACCTGCATACTTAAGATTTGATGCAACGATCTATTACAAAATGAACAGAAAAAGATCCACACATAGCATACAGTTGGATGTTCAAAATATCACAAACAGACAAAATCACTATTTCTCCTATTTTGATAGTAACTCAGGAAGTATAAAAACAGTTTATCAACTAGGCATATTCCCTAACATAGCCTATAGGATAGACTTTCAATGGTAA
- a CDS encoding head GIN domain-containing protein: MKKVAVLLALAISTISFTSCRKHVLRGGGSIVTETRSLADFDEIISNGSIDVEVLPSNRDEVRITGYQNLVSAFKTDVSNKRLYLEYDDQYINIKQDNIKLTVYTTDMTVFTLNGSGDVAIPQGANTTYMELKVTGSGNIRMNGGDSLQTLKIRVNGSGNVYTRDTDAKNVEATVTGSGDITLTAHESLDARISGSGNINYWGNPSIVTVNITGSGKVRKY; this comes from the coding sequence ATGAAAAAAGTAGCCGTATTATTAGCTCTAGCAATTAGCACAATTAGCTTTACCTCATGCCGAAAACATGTACTAAGAGGAGGCGGGAGTATTGTAACTGAAACAAGAAGCCTTGCAGATTTTGATGAGATTATCTCCAATGGCAGTATCGATGTTGAAGTTTTGCCTTCTAACAGAGATGAAGTTAGAATTACAGGATACCAAAACCTTGTATCAGCATTTAAAACAGATGTATCTAACAAACGACTCTATTTAGAGTATGACGATCAATACATCAACATAAAACAAGACAACATAAAACTAACCGTATACACAACAGACATGACTGTCTTTACACTTAACGGATCGGGAGATGTTGCGATACCACAGGGTGCTAATACTACTTATATGGAATTGAAAGTAACGGGGTCGGGCAATATAAGGATGAATGGAGGAGACTCATTACAAACACTAAAAATAAGAGTAAATGGTTCTGGCAATGTGTACACAAGAGATACCGATGCTAAAAATGTGGAGGCAACAGTAACAGGTTCTGGCGACATTACACTTACAGCCCACGAAAGTCTTGATGCAAGAATTTCAGGCTCAGGGAATATTAACTATTGGGGTAACCCTTCTATTGTAACAGTAAACATAACTGGTTCGGGGAAGGTTAGAAAATACTAG
- a CDS encoding stomatin-like protein translates to MNASTIIFVGLAILSIVIFISTIKIVPQRSAYIVERFGKYRATLLAGFHIIIPFVDKISYKHILKEQVMDVAAQVCITKDNISVEVDGVLYLQIMDAQKASYGIDNYRFAATQLAQTTMRSIIGKMELDKTFEEREAMNSIIVDAVDRASDPWGVKVTRYEVKNITPPQSIKDAMEKQMRAEREKRANIANSEGDMQARINRAEGEKQELIARSEGEKMRRINEAEGSAAEIEAVATATAKGIREIALAINAPGGQDAVNLRIAEQYIGEFGNLAKENNTMIIPSNMADISSIIATATQVIKKANTGNQV, encoded by the coding sequence ATGAACGCAAGCACTATCATTTTTGTTGGCCTAGCCATCTTATCAATCGTTATTTTTATTTCAACTATTAAGATCGTTCCTCAACGTTCAGCCTATATTGTAGAGCGTTTTGGTAAGTATCGGGCTACTTTATTGGCAGGCTTCCATATCATCATACCTTTTGTAGATAAGATATCTTACAAGCACATTCTCAAAGAGCAGGTAATGGATGTGGCAGCACAAGTGTGTATTACGAAGGATAACATATCGGTAGAAGTAGATGGTGTGCTTTATTTACAAATAATGGATGCACAAAAGGCGTCTTATGGTATTGATAATTACCGTTTTGCTGCTACGCAACTAGCACAGACTACTATGCGTAGTATTATTGGTAAAATGGAATTAGATAAAACTTTTGAAGAGCGAGAGGCAATGAATAGTATAATTGTGGATGCAGTGGATAGAGCCTCTGACCCATGGGGTGTGAAAGTGACACGTTATGAGGTGAAAAATATTACACCACCACAAAGTATTAAAGATGCTATGGAAAAGCAGATGAGAGCGGAACGTGAGAAGAGAGCCAACATAGCCAACTCTGAAGGTGATATGCAGGCACGTATCAATAGAGCTGAAGGTGAAAAGCAAGAATTGATAGCACGTTCTGAAGGTGAGAAAATGAGACGTATCAATGAAGCTGAGGGTAGTGCTGCTGAAATTGAAGCAGTTGCAACAGCTACGGCGAAAGGTATTAGAGAAATAGCTCTGGCCATAAATGCTCCAGGTGGTCAAGATGCGGTTAATCTTCGAATAGCTGAGCAGTATATTGGTGAGTTTGGTAACCTTGCTAAGGAGAATAATACGATGATCATACCTTCGAACATGGCAGATATATCAAGCATTATTGCAACAGCTACTCAGGTGATCAAGAAAGCAAATACGGGAAATCAAGTATAA